The Trichosurus vulpecula mitochondrion, complete genome genome has a window encoding:
- the ND6 gene encoding NADH dehydrogenase subunit 6 has product MEMMVVFLFSVLFIFGFVAFASKPSPIYGGLSLVVSGGLGSAIVVSLENTFLGLVVFLVYLGGMLVVFGYTSAMATEEYPESWVGNMVAFSMLLFTLFVELVWYFMSGEVEVDTAVELFDTVGVYCVGQDSSGVSLLYGCGGWILVLLGWVLFITIYIVLEIVRGRD; this is encoded by the coding sequence ATGGAAATAATGGTTGTTTTTTTATTTTCAGTTTTATTTATTTTTGGTTTTGTTGCTTTTGCTTCTAAACCATCTCCAATCTATGGTGGGTTAAGTCTTGTAGTAAGTGGTGGTTTGGGTAGTGCAATTGTTGTGAGTTTGGAGAATACTTTTTTAGGGTTGGTAGTATTTTTGGTTTATTTGGGGGGTATATTAGTAGTTTTTGGTTATACTTCTGCTATGGCTACTGAAGAATATCCTGAAAGTTGGGTTGGAAATATGGTGGCTTTTAGTATACTGTTATTCACTTTATTTGTTGAGTTAGTGTGGTATTTTATGTCAGGTGAAGTTGAGGTTGATACTGCTGTGGAGTTGTTTGATACTGTTGGTGTTTATTGTGTTGGGCAGGATTCTAGTGGTGTGTCTTTGTTGTATGGTTGTGGTGGATGAATTTTAGTCTTATTAGGTTGAGTTTTGTTTATTACTATTTATATTGTTTTAGAAATTGTACGTGGTCGTGATTAG